DNA from Pomacea canaliculata isolate SZHN2017 linkage group LG9, ASM307304v1, whole genome shotgun sequence:
tttttttctgcaaggACTATTTCAATGCATCattcaattattattagttttatcaATTAATAATGTACTAGAGATTgctaaaattaatatttagatTACCATTTAAAATGTGACACCTTAAGTTTATGCCTATTAGTCAAGATTTGCCATGGCTAATGCTGTTTCTTTACAGCAAGCTCATCTAAAATGCTAATGAAAATCAAGCCATGCAAATCAATCACCATATTTTATCAATTGATAAATGACATTTACcaataaaatgttacatatGTATGAGAGGTAATTTGTCTTGATTCTTtagaggagagaagaaagaaaaagaagcataaGGCCAATCAAACTGTCAGCAACAGGTCAACATACATCCTCCATTCCAGCTGTTATCCAAGCTTTCCATATTTAACAACAGTTCAAAACCTTTTGTTACTGTGCTACCCACCAAAATGGTTATGTCCATGTCCAAATGTATTCATATGCTGAAAGCCCTGCTGATGAGCATTCATGCGGTGAACATGATGCTGCTGTTGGTGCTGGAAGTGTTGGTTGGCTTCCTTTCCATACCTGTTATGTTGCCAAAAGCCTCCATCATGGAACATATTACCATGGTTAAACAAATTTcccatgtcatcatcatcatcaaataggTCTTGGAAGTTGAAAAACTTGTTGCCACCAAAATTAAACTGGAAATGATCATGACCTCCTTGATGTTGTGCGCTGCCTTGTCTGTGCCCTGAACGGTGGTCATGAAAGTGGTGGAATGCATCATCAAAGCCCTTGAAAAAGTCATCAAAGTTGAACTTGAATTCTTGTTGCCCTTGTTGAGGACCATCACCCTCATGACCAAATGCATCATATTTCCGTCTTTTTTCCTTGTCCGACAGCACCTCGTATGCTTAAAaatgcacatatatacaaaatTGTAATCAATACACATGAAaaacttttgaaagaaatgccaaatataaaacattaaagtgATTTAAACAAAAGTAGGTGCGAAATGGGAACTTGCTATTCCACTTTTGATTCccacaaaaaggagaaaatggattgttttttgtttgtttgtttgtttttttttggtgggggggggcAATGTTCAGCCTTGAATCTTATATTGTTTGCTATTTCTCAGTGTTCTCATATTAGAACAGTAAGTAAATATGCACCAATGCCACCGACTGAAACGGTTCAAATTTATGGTTCTTGCCTACCATGAAACGTAA
Protein-coding regions in this window:
- the LOC112571757 gene encoding dnaJ homolog subfamily B member 9-like; this encodes MRTDRILGLFAFVGVLLTVLKCCVAEEDYYKILNVKRDATDKEIKKAFRNLALKYHPDKNKDKAAEEKFVKIAKAYEVLSDKEKRRKYDAFGHEGDGPQQGQQEFKFNFDDFFKGFDDAFHHFHDHRSGHRQGSAQHQGGHDHFQFNFGGNKFFNFQDLFDDDDDMGNLFNHGNMFHDGGFWQHNRYGKEANQHFQHQQQHHVHRMNAHQQGFQHMNTFGHGHNHFGFQGQSCRTVTQRIHNMVTTHTVCS